GGATTTTTACAATCCGTAATTATAGCGTTATATCCTTCATTTTGCAAAATAGAATCAAAAATTTGCACGAAATATTTTTCACTCTCATAATGCCCCATATCAATCAAACTTAACCCCATACTTTTCGCTATCATCGCATCGTGATGCTTAATATCTGCAGTAATAAGACATACATTATCTTTATGAGTAATGTCATACATCAGTGAGCAACCACTCCCGCACACGACATAAGCATAAGAAATCATATCATCTTTAGAATCTTTCTCTGCTTTGACAAAATTAACCAAAGGAGCGTGAATCTTTTGCTTGACTTGCTGGGCGAGCGTAGTAAGATTCACAGGCTCTAGCTTCCCTTGCATCATCAACTCATTGTCATCAGGTTTAAAATGCGAAAATCCCAACACTTGATGCGTAAGGTAAGCATTTAAATGACTTTTATCAAAATTCGTATGAAGGCTTAAGACGCAACATTCTTTTTGAATCAAGATTTGCGCAATATTAGCAGGATAAGTTTCATAAATAAAATTTTTAAGAGGGCGGAAAAAAAGCGGGTGATGC
The Helicobacter sp. MIT 05-5293 genome window above contains:
- a CDS encoding Nif3-like dinuclear metal center hexameric protein; protein product: MPPLSLHKFNVREIYTLCDCISPFATQESWDNSGLNLGSIESSCNSLVVCLELTYEIALRLSPKTLVITHHPLFFRPLKNFIYETYPANIAQILIQKECCVLSLHTNFDKSHLNAYLTHQVLGFSHFKPDDNELMMQGKLEPVNLTTLAQQVKQKIHAPLVNFVKAEKDSKDDMISYAYVVCGSGCSLMYDITHKDNVCLITADIKHHDAMIAKSMGLSLIDMGHYESEKYFVQIFDSILQNEGYNAIITDCKNPFCFC